Proteins from one Pontibacter korlensis genomic window:
- a CDS encoding BatA domain-containing protein yields the protein MILLSPYWLFAASAILIPIAIHLWNKRQGKTVRVGSLRWLEASASSRWSSIKLNNFWLLVLRCLILILLAVALAQPVWVHQPQAQKGQKAVLVSEELLYTSALEPIEPVIDSLLQHGYTLCTYTSDLKNIAQEKWRQIKNRSTDSTLNITQNHWALLPLLTSKYKNLQDSVWLFTSDQSRYFAGTRPEAIPENIRWIPVATEVTSYWLQTAVHTSPDGLLLVVGQSTREAITYSKHRILITTRSIKLPNGQELQLQRQNDSLQASYSGGISQVQVQQEPLQVAILANEAQQAEVKYLQAAVQAISSYTGFPITLNPDTATADFAFWLRQEELPQSMSQRVRQGLQVWVQQASKPSAQKTSMALSGAEHVQVRQVSLSGSDAGAGLWQTNAGETLLQVQQLGKGKIYTFRSGFSPAWSGLGQSAQLPELLLPILFPKQKTTAKHDVRALDEQQLIPTKRVAVAAAAVPEAQQEPLLKWLILAAALLFIVERWIAGRRSKV from the coding sequence TTGATTCTCCTCTCTCCATATTGGCTTTTTGCAGCGTCGGCTATACTAATACCGATTGCCATTCACCTGTGGAACAAACGGCAGGGGAAGACGGTGAGGGTAGGCAGCCTGCGCTGGCTGGAAGCATCGGCGAGCAGCCGCTGGAGTAGCATAAAGCTGAACAACTTCTGGCTGCTGGTGCTGCGCTGCCTGATACTTATATTGCTGGCAGTGGCGCTAGCGCAGCCGGTATGGGTGCATCAGCCGCAAGCACAGAAGGGGCAGAAAGCAGTTCTGGTAAGTGAGGAGCTGCTGTATACTTCCGCTTTAGAACCTATTGAACCTGTTATTGATTCGCTGTTGCAGCATGGTTATACGTTGTGCACATATACTTCTGATCTTAAAAATATAGCTCAAGAGAAGTGGCGGCAGATCAAGAACCGCAGTACCGACAGTACACTTAACATCACTCAAAACCATTGGGCATTGCTGCCCTTGCTCACCAGCAAGTATAAAAATCTGCAGGATAGTGTCTGGCTTTTCACCTCCGATCAAAGCCGCTACTTTGCAGGCACGCGTCCCGAGGCCATACCCGAAAACATTCGCTGGATACCTGTTGCCACAGAAGTTACTTCTTATTGGCTGCAAACCGCTGTGCACACCTCGCCCGACGGCCTCCTGCTTGTAGTTGGCCAAAGCACCCGCGAAGCTATCACCTACAGCAAGCATCGTATTCTGATTACAACGCGAAGTATAAAGCTGCCTAATGGCCAGGAGCTACAGCTACAGCGGCAGAACGATTCGTTGCAGGCAAGCTATAGCGGCGGCATCAGCCAAGTACAGGTGCAGCAAGAGCCATTACAGGTAGCTATACTTGCTAATGAGGCGCAGCAGGCCGAGGTAAAATACCTGCAGGCGGCAGTACAGGCAATTAGCAGTTACACAGGCTTTCCTATTACATTAAACCCAGACACTGCTACCGCTGATTTTGCTTTCTGGCTGAGGCAGGAGGAGCTACCCCAAAGTATGAGTCAACGTGTGCGGCAGGGGCTACAGGTGTGGGTACAGCAAGCCTCAAAGCCATCCGCACAAAAAACAAGTATGGCCTTGAGTGGAGCTGAGCATGTGCAGGTACGGCAGGTAAGCTTAAGTGGTAGCGATGCAGGTGCAGGTTTATGGCAGACCAATGCTGGCGAAACACTTCTGCAGGTACAGCAGCTTGGTAAAGGCAAGATCTATACTTTCCGAAGCGGCTTTAGCCCTGCCTGGAGCGGCCTTGGCCAAAGTGCACAGCTGCCGGAGTTACTGCTGCCTATACTGTTTCCTAAGCAAAAAACGACCGCTAAACATGATGTGCGGGCGCTGGACGAGCAGCAATTAATACCCACTAAACGAGTAGCAGTGGCAGCCGCGGCAGTACCAGAGGCGCAGCAAGAGCCACTCTTAAAATGGCTGATATTAGCAGCGGCATTATTGTTTATTGTAGAAAGATGGATTGCCGGCAGGCGCAGCAAAGTATAA
- a CDS encoding DUF58 domain-containing protein produces MTTHKFIDPKVLATIKDLPLLAKTVVEGFLAGQNQSLRRGAGLEFSQYRSYQPGDDLRQLDWKMFARSDRYYIREAEVDTNITVRFILDGSASMAHEDENGLSKMDYARFLVASLAYLATTQGDAVGLYVLHENQLINLTPRSDNMHLQRFWHQLTEVKPQGKFPDAQTAANLLADRKQKELTVFLTDLYEQEEEITELLYKLGAQRHELLLFHLVARNELNFSYSGTLTFEDLETGQTLQVSTAEQRKVYLQRLQEWLENTERDMRNRQIAYDRFVTDEPLDKALRTFLQKRLLYG; encoded by the coding sequence TTGACCACTCATAAATTCATCGACCCGAAGGTGTTGGCTACTATAAAGGACCTGCCGCTGTTGGCTAAAACAGTGGTGGAAGGCTTTTTGGCGGGGCAGAACCAGAGTCTGCGGCGTGGGGCGGGGCTGGAGTTCAGCCAGTACCGCAGCTACCAGCCTGGAGACGACCTACGGCAGCTGGACTGGAAGATGTTTGCCCGCTCCGATCGCTACTACATCCGGGAGGCTGAGGTAGACACTAACATTACAGTGCGGTTTATACTGGATGGCAGCGCCTCAATGGCGCATGAGGATGAGAACGGCCTGAGCAAAATGGATTATGCGCGGTTTTTGGTAGCCTCGCTGGCTTACTTAGCAACTACCCAGGGAGATGCCGTGGGGCTGTACGTGCTGCACGAGAATCAGCTTATTAACCTAACGCCGCGCTCCGACAACATGCACCTGCAGCGTTTCTGGCATCAGTTAACGGAAGTAAAACCGCAAGGCAAGTTCCCGGATGCTCAAACTGCCGCCAACCTGTTGGCCGACCGAAAACAGAAAGAGCTGACGGTGTTCCTGACCGACCTTTACGAACAGGAGGAAGAAATAACGGAGCTATTGTACAAGCTGGGCGCACAGCGCCATGAGCTGTTGCTTTTTCATTTGGTAGCGCGCAACGAGCTGAACTTCTCCTACAGCGGTACCCTCACCTTCGAGGATTTAGAGACAGGGCAGACACTGCAGGTAAGCACTGCTGAACAGCGCAAAGTATACTTACAACGGTTGCAGGAGTGGCTAGAAAATACGGAACGTGATATGCGCAACCGCCAGATCGCCTACGACCGCTTTGTAACGGATGAACCTCTGGACAAAGCCCTGCGCACCTTCCTGCAAAAACGGCTGCTATACGGATAA
- a CDS encoding AAA family ATPase — MTEQDIKHLLAKLPQLKQEIQKVIVGQEEVLDEVLITLLAGGHGLLEGVPGLAKTLLVRTLSSAMDLGFRRIQFTPDLMPTDILGTEVLEEDHVTGKRFFKFNEGPIFSNIVLADEVNRTPPKTQAALLEAMQEYEVTYAGKTYPLPQPFFLLATQNPIEQAGTYPLPEAQLDRFLLYIKIKYPTEQEELNILANTTGTRKAQVQPSISGQEVLQLRQLVREVSISDELLSFVNQVVRATRPDSTTVEFVKNYCRWGAGPRAGQALILTAKARALLHGRFAVTSEDIRTMAYPVLRHRVLVNFTAEAERITPERVVDELLQSIKLPKAVLV, encoded by the coding sequence ATGACTGAACAAGACATAAAACACCTGCTGGCAAAATTGCCACAGCTAAAGCAGGAGATACAAAAAGTAATTGTAGGCCAGGAGGAGGTACTAGACGAGGTGCTGATCACCTTGCTGGCCGGCGGGCATGGTTTGCTGGAAGGCGTGCCAGGGTTGGCGAAGACGCTGCTCGTGCGCACGCTCAGCAGTGCCATGGACTTGGGTTTCCGACGTATCCAGTTTACCCCAGACCTGATGCCGACAGATATATTGGGTACAGAGGTGCTGGAGGAAGACCACGTTACCGGCAAGCGCTTTTTCAAGTTTAACGAAGGGCCAATCTTCTCCAACATCGTTTTGGCCGACGAGGTAAACCGTACGCCGCCCAAAACGCAGGCTGCCCTGCTGGAGGCGATGCAGGAGTATGAGGTAACTTATGCGGGCAAGACCTATCCGCTGCCACAGCCTTTCTTCCTACTGGCTACTCAAAACCCGATAGAGCAGGCTGGAACGTACCCATTGCCCGAGGCACAGCTCGACCGCTTTCTGCTCTACATCAAAATAAAGTACCCGACTGAGCAGGAAGAACTGAATATACTAGCCAATACCACTGGCACCAGAAAGGCGCAGGTGCAGCCAAGTATAAGCGGACAGGAGGTGCTTCAGCTACGGCAACTGGTGCGGGAAGTAAGCATTAGCGACGAGTTGCTGTCCTTTGTGAACCAGGTTGTTCGCGCCACTCGCCCCGACAGCACCACTGTAGAGTTTGTGAAAAACTACTGCCGCTGGGGAGCAGGCCCACGTGCCGGACAGGCGCTTATACTTACTGCCAAGGCCAGAGCTCTACTACATGGGCGTTTTGCTGTTACTTCGGAGGATATTAGAACAATGGCCTACCCGGTGCTGCGCCACCGCGTGCTGGTTAACTTTACGGCCGAAGCGGAGCGTATCACCCCAGAGCGTGTAGTAGATGAGCTGCTGCAAAGTATAAAGCTGCCGAAGGCGGTGCTGGTGTAA
- a CDS encoding DUF4159 domain-containing protein has protein sequence MQPFTFVRLQYRSGNWDTDPRMPSNLLHSLIQYTTVPVNEQEKVISLESSELFNYPFSYMSGHKLVQFNQKERQNFETYVRNGGFVFVDDCNHDIDGLFAKSFEEQMRQIFGASALKKIPNNHKLYRSFFTFDEGPPTTSFELNGWGDDLVHDYLKAIEVNGRIAVLYSNKDYGCEWDYDFRNKRWLAEDNTKFGVNIIMYALTS, from the coding sequence GTGCAACCCTTCACCTTTGTGCGTCTGCAATACCGCTCCGGCAACTGGGATACCGACCCGCGTATGCCAAGTAATTTGCTGCACTCGCTTATCCAGTACACTACAGTGCCGGTAAACGAGCAGGAGAAGGTGATTTCTTTGGAGAGCTCAGAGCTATTTAATTATCCTTTCAGCTACATGAGCGGGCATAAACTGGTGCAGTTTAACCAGAAGGAGCGGCAGAATTTCGAGACTTACGTGCGCAACGGCGGCTTTGTGTTTGTAGACGACTGCAATCACGACATCGACGGGCTTTTCGCCAAGTCGTTTGAAGAGCAGATGCGGCAGATTTTCGGGGCAAGCGCCCTGAAGAAGATTCCGAACAACCACAAGCTCTACCGTAGCTTCTTCACCTTCGATGAGGGGCCTCCTACGACATCATTTGAGCTAAACGGCTGGGGTGATGACCTGGTGCACGACTACCTGAAGGCAATAGAAGTAAACGGGCGCATAGCAGTACTCTATAGCAACAAAGACTACGGCTGCGAGTGGGACTACGACTTCCGAAACAAACGCTGGCTAGCCGAGGATAACACCAAATTCGGCGTCAACATTATTATGTATGCGCTAACGAGTTAA
- a CDS encoding TldD/PmbA family protein, whose product MAILSKEEAQAILKKALGFSKADECEITLNGNTGGNIRYARNEVSTSGAEENVSLAVESRFGKRSGVATINEFDDKSLEKVIRRSEEIARLAPESPEYVELLGPQEYITTKAHFDSTAKIDPAFRADAAAKSIKAATDKGLTAAGFLEHYTNFTAKMNNKGLFAYHPSTYVDFSVTMRTEDGTGSGYVTQDFSDVSKLDTGKASEIAAQKAATSRNAKALEPGKYTVILEPAASIDLLQNMFYNMDQRNAEEGRSFLSKPGGKSKVGEKLVDERITVYSDPAHPEVPEAPFAGDGRPQKKVTWIDKGVVKNLYNTRYWASNKGAVSVPPPSNIIMEGGNQSLEDMIKSTKRGILVTRLWYIRSVDPQTLLYTGLTRDGTFYIENGKIQYPVKNFRFNESPVIMLNNLEALGKPQRINGSLIPPMKIRDFTFTSLSDAV is encoded by the coding sequence ATGGCTATATTAAGTAAAGAAGAAGCTCAGGCTATACTAAAGAAGGCGCTGGGTTTTTCGAAAGCCGATGAGTGTGAGATTACACTTAACGGCAACACAGGCGGCAACATCCGCTATGCCAGAAACGAAGTATCCACGAGCGGTGCGGAAGAAAACGTGTCACTGGCGGTGGAGTCCCGGTTTGGCAAACGCTCAGGAGTAGCTACCATCAACGAGTTCGACGATAAGTCCCTGGAAAAAGTAATTCGCCGCTCAGAGGAGATCGCGCGCCTGGCACCTGAAAGCCCGGAGTATGTGGAGCTGCTAGGGCCGCAGGAATATATCACCACAAAGGCTCATTTCGACTCTACGGCTAAGATTGACCCAGCCTTTAGAGCCGATGCAGCAGCTAAAAGTATAAAAGCGGCTACTGATAAGGGCTTGACGGCTGCAGGTTTCCTGGAGCACTACACGAATTTCACAGCTAAGATGAATAACAAAGGCTTGTTTGCCTATCATCCATCTACCTATGTAGACTTTTCGGTAACAATGCGTACCGAAGATGGCACCGGTTCAGGTTATGTAACGCAGGACTTTTCAGACGTAAGCAAGCTGGATACAGGCAAAGCATCTGAAATTGCCGCCCAGAAAGCTGCTACTTCACGCAACGCCAAAGCACTGGAGCCAGGCAAGTATACCGTTATCTTAGAACCAGCCGCTTCTATCGACTTGTTGCAGAACATGTTTTACAATATGGACCAGCGCAACGCTGAAGAGGGCCGTAGCTTCTTGAGCAAACCAGGTGGCAAGTCTAAAGTAGGAGAGAAACTGGTAGACGAGCGCATTACGGTATATTCTGATCCCGCGCACCCGGAGGTGCCAGAGGCACCGTTTGCAGGCGATGGGCGTCCGCAGAAGAAAGTAACATGGATTGATAAGGGCGTGGTGAAGAACCTGTACAACACCCGCTATTGGGCTTCTAACAAAGGTGCTGTGTCTGTTCCGCCGCCAAGTAACATTATCATGGAAGGTGGCAACCAGTCTCTGGAGGATATGATTAAGAGCACCAAGCGTGGTATACTTGTTACCCGCCTATGGTATATCCGCTCCGTAGACCCACAAACGTTGCTCTACACTGGCCTTACACGCGACGGTACGTTCTACATCGAGAATGGTAAGATTCAGTACCCGGTGAAGAACTTCCGCTTCAACGAAAGTCCTGTGATCATGCTCAACAACCTGGAGGCCCTGGGTAAACCGCAGCGAATTAACGGCAGTCTTATCCCGCCAATGAAGATCCGTGACTTTACGTTCACGAGTCTTTCAGATGCGGTATAA
- a CDS encoding TldD/PmbA family protein: MKRRNFLELSALGFGGLMMPSIPVFGDIISPEKALEQVDVALKKRLADVALNSAKSKGASYADVRVGRYLQQYIFTREKQVQNIVNAESYGVGVRVLANGTWGFAATSDVTDKGVQKAAEQAVAIAKANSKLQKEPVKLAPVKGYGEVSWRTPIEKNTFEVPVGEKADLLLAANAAAMDNGANFVNSALFQVNEQKYFASTDGSYIDQDIHRIWPNFTVTAVDKASGKFKTREALSAPMGMGWEYMIPKASEKIKGPEGTGLTGYRYAYDILEDAALAAKQAKEKLTAKSVMAGKYDLVLDPNHLGLTIHESVGHPLELDRVLGYEANYAGTSFATLDKWKSKNFKYGSDKVNIFADKTQKGSLGYVGWDDEGVKTKQWDLIKNGVLVNYQAIRDQAHIINEPESHGCCYADSWSSVQFQRMPNVSLAPGKVKKNVDQLISGVDKGIYIAGRGSYSIDQQRYNFQFGGTTFYEIKGGKIVGPLEDVAYQSNTQEFWNSCADMCDESDYRLFGSFFDGKGQPSQISAVSHGSAHTRFNGVNVINTARKI; this comes from the coding sequence TTGATGTGGCCTTGAAAAAGCGCCTGGCCGATGTGGCTCTAAACTCCGCTAAATCCAAAGGGGCATCTTATGCTGATGTGCGTGTTGGCCGTTACCTGCAGCAGTACATCTTTACCCGCGAAAAGCAGGTGCAGAATATTGTAAACGCCGAGTCTTACGGTGTGGGTGTGCGTGTGTTGGCAAACGGCACTTGGGGCTTTGCTGCTACTTCCGATGTAACTGATAAAGGTGTGCAGAAAGCCGCAGAGCAGGCAGTAGCCATCGCTAAGGCTAACTCTAAACTGCAGAAAGAACCTGTAAAGCTGGCTCCTGTAAAAGGCTATGGTGAAGTTAGCTGGAGAACTCCAATTGAAAAGAATACTTTTGAGGTGCCAGTAGGCGAGAAGGCTGATCTACTGTTAGCAGCCAACGCCGCTGCCATGGATAACGGCGCTAACTTCGTAAACTCTGCCCTGTTTCAGGTTAACGAGCAGAAATACTTTGCCTCTACCGATGGCTCTTACATAGATCAGGATATTCACCGCATCTGGCCAAACTTTACGGTTACGGCTGTAGATAAAGCCTCTGGTAAGTTCAAAACGCGTGAGGCGCTGAGTGCCCCTATGGGCATGGGTTGGGAATACATGATCCCGAAAGCATCAGAAAAGATCAAAGGACCTGAAGGTACAGGCTTGACTGGCTACCGCTACGCCTACGACATACTAGAGGATGCCGCTCTGGCTGCTAAGCAGGCTAAAGAGAAGTTAACTGCCAAGTCGGTGATGGCTGGTAAGTATGACCTGGTGCTTGATCCGAACCACCTTGGCCTGACCATCCACGAGTCTGTTGGCCACCCGCTGGAGCTGGACCGTGTGCTGGGTTACGAGGCTAACTATGCCGGTACCTCCTTCGCTACGCTGGATAAGTGGAAATCGAAGAACTTTAAGTATGGTTCGGATAAGGTGAACATCTTTGCTGATAAAACCCAGAAGGGTTCTCTTGGCTATGTTGGCTGGGATGATGAAGGTGTGAAGACGAAGCAGTGGGATTTAATCAAAAACGGTGTGCTGGTCAATTACCAGGCTATCCGCGATCAGGCGCATATCATTAACGAACCTGAGTCTCATGGTTGCTGCTACGCCGATAGCTGGAGTTCAGTACAGTTCCAGCGTATGCCAAACGTTTCATTGGCACCAGGTAAGGTGAAGAAGAACGTGGATCAACTGATCTCCGGAGTAGATAAAGGCATTTACATCGCTGGCCGTGGCTCCTACTCTATCGACCAGCAGCGCTATAACTTCCAGTTTGGTGGTACTACCTTCTACGAGATCAAAGGAGGTAAAATTGTTGGTCCATTGGAGGATGTGGCTTACCAGAGCAACACCCAGGAATTCTGGAACTCATGCGCTGATATGTGCGACGAGAGCGATTACCGCCTGTTCGGCTCATTCTTCGATGGCAAGGGCCAGCCGAGCCAGATAAGCGCGGTATCGCATGGCTCTGCCCATACCCGTTTTAATGGTGTGAACGTGATCAACACGGCCAGAAAAATCTAA